One stretch of Papaver somniferum cultivar HN1 unplaced genomic scaffold, ASM357369v1 unplaced-scaffold_154, whole genome shotgun sequence DNA includes these proteins:
- the LOC113336651 gene encoding uncharacterized protein LOC113336651: protein MKSSRRSRFVSPRTPTFSTATTKTKTSRTDRNTTPESQSIKTTEIPINSNSINETLIIPIPSKPPPITAIVKIQSTYRSHLICNMIKKISSVNKEADELETQIQQQETVNKIRSNEKEKLSMNEALMRLLLKLDSVRGVYEPVRELRRRVSRRIVGLQEILDAITDERVRDSDELIRTWEDVVAEMEGRVCEDLAGRRINGDQERFLMEKYCIETLGSLLGEVFQRGLKFHSLNTSFLGCIDRYDVGKNWVSQRMNESEKKVLHSKTFKACIIASSSSSEIEISHGDKHVVVMVLGIADVLFNAGRSIIIQVGRNHGVGSFKHGMIIVVALSSTSNVYKTDTDLGRFVAEMEGRVCEDLAGRRIHGDQERFLMEKYCIETLGFRCLERFFRGV from the exons ATGAAATCCTCTCGCAGATCTCGTTTTGTTTCCCCAAGAACTCCCACCTTCTCCACCGCCACAACTAAAACCAAAACCAGTCGTACAGACAGAAACACCACCCCTGAATCCCAATCCATAAAAACCACAGAAATTCCAATCAATTCAAACTCCATTAACGAAACCCTAATAATCCCAATTCCATCTAaaccacctccgattaccgcTATCGTTAAAATACAATCAACCTATCGATCTCACCTGATTTGCAACATGATTAAGAAAATCTCATCAGTAAACAAAGAAGCAGATGAATTAGAAACCCAAATTCAACAGCAAGAAACAGTTAATAAGATTCGGAGTAACGAGAAAGAGAAATTAAGTATGAATGAAGCTTTGATGCGTTTGTTACTGAAACTTGATTCTGTGAGAGGGGTTTATGAACCAGTTCGTGAATTGAGAAGAAGGGTTAGTCGGAGAATCGTAGGGTTACAAGAGATTTTAGATGCGATTACTGATGAAAGAGTTAGGGATTCAGATGAGTTGATACGGACTTGGGAAGATGTTGTTGCGGAAATGGAAGGACGTGTTTGTGAAGATTTGGCTGGGAGAAGAATTAATGGTGATCAAGAGAGATTTTTGATGGAgaaatattgtattgaaactttAGGATCGTTGCTTGGAGAGGTTTTTCAGAGGGGTTTAAAATTTCATTCACTGAATACTTCTTTTCTGGGGTGTATAGATAGATATgatgttggaaaaaattgggtttcacaaaggatgaatgaatcagagaagaaagtgttgcactccaaaactttcaaggcttgtata ATTgcctcttcatcatcttcagagatagaaATCAGCCATGGAGATAAACATGTAGTTGTTATGGTCCTTGGAATAGCCGATGTTCTGTTCAATGCAGGGAGAA GCATCATTATCCAAGTGGGAAGAAACCATGGAGTTGGAAGCTTCAAACACGGCATGATAATTGTGGTAGCATTGTCTTCTACTTCAAATGTGTACAAG ACTGATACAGACTTGGGAAGATTTGTTGCGGAAATGGAAGGACGTGTTTGTGAAGATTTGGCTGGGAGAAGAATTCATGGCGATCAAGAGAGATTTTTAATGGAgaaatattgtattgaaactttAGGTTTTCGTTGCTTGGAGAGGTTTTTCAGAGGGGTTTAA
- the LOC113336856 gene encoding uncharacterized protein LOC113336856 produces the protein MVYLLFKRVNYRENSEDMHVLAFCRPGDKQWRTKVLFVTSPDDYSFRLSIESLLCFRGELYAFCEADFARNWVIKIDVQKLWQHVVDNKQTQYIRLINIAHADFTWIGGGEEFSRFMEHWVESGDEIFKVHLNCSPRGFKKVASTHIFKLDFSSMTWVLLKTLDDHVLFLCINTDTLESRKCYSTSTACCSAADMGLERGCLFYTLLEDQTLYTFEVEDNATTIIMPCLKLPTPWFLPTWIMMPTTVKSKHVAGRRRRITDLLVSQDTTAANTEEEDMSRLSNSGGELEALKQLDLLNSNDISEAIARFLHPVDYNHFRLACKQNSVLLPALNRTSAIPRTITTTCLSPWLISISEDDEEAICDVVDPMHNNDKYFMKLSNQLLVGATIRFSKDGWLLLSNGEKNCILL, from the exons ATGGTATACCTACTTTTTAAACGGGTAAACTATCGAGAAAATTCTGAGGATATGCACGTACTAGCTTTTTGTCGACCTGGAGACAAACAATGGAGAACGAAGGTGCTGTTTGTAACTTCTCCTGACGATTATTCTTTTAGACTATCTATTGAGTCGCTGCTTTGCTTTAGAGGTGAGCTATACGCATTCTGCGAGGCAGACTTTGCAAGAAATTGGGTTATAAAGATCGATGTACAAAAACTATGGCAGCATGTTGTCGATAATAAACAAACCCAATATATTAGATTGATCAATATTGCGCATGCTGATTTCACATGGATAGGAGGAGGTGAGGAATTCAGTCGTTTCATGGAACATTGGGTTGAATCTGGTGATGAAATCTTCAAAGTTCATTTAAATTGCAGTCCAAGAGGATTTAAGAAAGTTGCCTCAACGCATATTTTCAAGTTGGATTTCTCATCAATGACTTGGGTTTTGTTGAAGACTTTAGATGATCATGTTCTCTTTTTGTGCATAAACACGGACACATTAGAGTCTAGAAAGTGTTATTCCACTTCCACCGCGTGCTGCTCTGCGGCCGACATGGGTCTTGAAAGAGGTTGCTTGTTTTATACACTACTCGAAGATCAAACCTTGTACACATTTGAAGTAGAAGACAATGCTACCACAATTATCATGCCGTGTTTGAAGCTTCCAACTCCATGGTTTCTTCCCACTTGGATAATGATGCCTACAACAGTAAAAAG caAGCACGTTgctggaagaaggagaagaataacAGATCTTCTAGTAAGCCAGGATACAACTGCAGCCAATACAGAAGAGGAGGACATGAGCAGGTTGTCTAACAGTGGAGGAGAATTGGAAGCCTTAAAACAGTTGGATCTTCTTAATAGTAATGACATTTCAGAGGCGATAGCAAGATTTCTCCATCCAGTGGATTACAATCATTTTCGTTTAGCCTGCAAACAAAATTCCGTACTTCTCCCTGCATTGAACAGAACATCGGCTATTCCAAGGACCATAACAACTACATGTTTATCTCCATGGCTGATttctatctctgaagatgatgaagaggcAATCTGCGATGTCGTTGACCCAATGCATAATAATGACAAGTACTTCATGAAATTGTCTAATCAATTGCTTGTGGGTGCTACAATCCGTTTTTCAAAAGATGGGTGGCTCCTGTTATCTAACGGGGAAAAAAACTGTATTCTGCTATAA